The region CATGCTTCCTGAAACATGGCTTTTAACGCAATCTGATGCTCCTTGTTGAAGCTGGAGGTTCCTTTGCGCAGGTAGGGATTTCGCCAATGCTCGTTGCGTAACAACTGATGGTATGAGACTTCCTGAGCGGTGATCGTAGGCCGATCCGTGCCATAAATGAAGCCCGTTTTAAGGCCAAGGTTGTAGCGGTTGGAAAGGTCGCGGTAGGGACGGCAGTTACCTGCCGCCCCCCGTCCAGATCCGTACGTGCGGAACTACCGCATACGGCTCCTGCCTTGGGTACGTGACGCGAAGCGATCCTCAGGGTAAGGATGTGCATTTCTGGGTCTTGGTACGTAGAGGTCGGCAAGGCGTCCGTAGCGTGACCATTGAAGCCGATGACGCTGGCTGCGACGTTTGAGGGCTTGCCGCCATAGACGGCATACCGCCAGACGAAAACCACCAAGACGTATCAGGTTTCCCGGCACCGCGTGGTAGTTGAAGTACCCAGTGACCACTCGGTTAAGCCACTGACCCACGACTCGAACAGGCTCGTGACGTCGGCGCTTCAGCTCATCCCGAATAGCCAGCAGCGTCGCACGCATTCGCTTCTTGACCGTCAGTCGCAGTATTTGAAAGCCACCACTTCTGTTGGTACTACAACAGTGCGTGAAGCCCAGGAAATCAAACGTCTCCGGTTTACCCAAGCCTCGCTTCCTACGATTTCTCGCAGCAAAACGACCAAACTCAATCAGCCGTGTTTTCGAGGCGTTGAGGGATAAACCGAACCCGGCCAAGCGTTTCTGCAACTGCACCAAAAACTGCTGAGCCTGCCATTGCGTCCTGAAACCCACCACGCTGTCGTCCGCGTAGCGCACAACGATCATATCGCCACGGGCATGCCGCTGGCGCCACTGCCTTGCCCATAAATCCAGCACGTAGTGAAGATAGATATTTGCCAGTAACGGCGATATCACTGCGCCTTGGGGAGTCCCCTTGGTCGCAGCCACCCTACGGCCATTCTCCATAACACCCGCCTGAAGCCATTTGCAGATAAGCCCGAGCAGGCGCCGGTCTGCAATCCGGTGTCCTAGAAACATCAGCATCCATTCATGGTCGATCTCGTCAAAGAACGACGTGATATCCGCATCCAATATCCAGTTCACCTTCTGGCCCTTCAGCGCGACCGTCAACGCATCCAGCGCATCGTGCTGGCTGCGCCCCGGCCGAAACCCATACGAGAAACCTAGAAAGTCCTCTTCATAGATCGCATTCAGAACGGTAACAACCGCCTGTTGTACGATCTTGTCCTCCAAAGAGGCAATGCCCAACGGGCGCTGCCTGCCATCGGCTTTGGGAATGTACACCCGCCGCGATGGCGTTGCCCGATAGGCTCCACTGTGGAGCCTTGCGTGCAAATCGGTCACCCGCTGGAGAAGACCCTCCTCATATTCTCGCCACGACATACCGTCCAC is a window of Pseudomonas sp. DC1.2 DNA encoding:
- the ltrA gene encoding group II intron reverse transcriptase/maturase; translated protein: MQFTALLHHITPQLLAQSFYALRRDAAVGVDGMSWREYEEGLLQRVTDLHARLHSGAYRATPSRRVYIPKADGRQRPLGIASLEDKIVQQAVVTVLNAIYEEDFLGFSYGFRPGRSQHDALDALTVALKGQKVNWILDADITSFFDEIDHEWMLMFLGHRIADRRLLGLICKWLQAGVMENGRRVAATKGTPQGAVISPLLANIYLHYVLDLWARQWRQRHARGDMIVVRYADDSVVGFRTQWQAQQFLVQLQKRLAGFGLSLNASKTRLIEFGRFAARNRRKRGLGKPETFDFLGFTHCCSTNRSGGFQILRLTVKKRMRATLLAIRDELKRRRHEPVRVVGQWLNRVVTGYFNYHAVPGNLIRLGGFRLAVCRLWRQALKRRSQRHRLQWSRYGRLADLYVPRPRNAHPYPEDRFASRTQGRSRMR